From a region of the Paenibacillus sp. FSL R10-2734 genome:
- a CDS encoding alpha-L-fucosidase produces MSDINVEEEQIVVEGVHNYSTEAEYVKPEDSQLLDQLEWFKDQKLGLMMHWGPYSQLGLVESWALSDKDGDWSRDDIDWGVDSAELKRQYFGLNKTFNPLRFEPEKWAEVAAEGGFKYLNFTTKHHDGFCMWDTQTTDYRITGKDCPFHAHKYADISKNVFDAFRAKGLGISAYFSKADWHTPTYWAPGMETGTFMNRGPSYPTQDYPWLWEQFVQFTHDQIMELMTKYGRIEMLWLDAGWVCPQNKNNPQDIRLGEVVEKARQHQPWLLSADRTVGGPYENVVTPEQTLPEHPLHIPWESCITMGTAFSYRYEDHYKTTRQLIHLLVEVVAKGGNLALNVAPQPDGRLSRAAMDRMKGMGAWLNVHGEAIYGTRVCAPYSAGNTHFTKKGDITYAIHLYPKEQETVSKVICIPLEQAVTQMDLVGGQENLTFERTTTGLIVHLPESELTGVAPIAHVFRIK; encoded by the coding sequence ATGAGTGATATCAATGTTGAAGAAGAGCAAATTGTTGTTGAAGGAGTACATAATTACAGCACAGAGGCGGAGTACGTTAAGCCGGAGGATTCGCAGCTATTAGATCAGCTGGAATGGTTCAAGGATCAGAAGCTGGGCTTGATGATGCATTGGGGACCTTATTCGCAGCTTGGACTTGTTGAATCGTGGGCGCTTAGTGATAAGGATGGAGATTGGTCACGAGATGATATTGATTGGGGAGTTGATTCGGCGGAATTGAAGCGGCAATACTTCGGGCTGAATAAAACCTTTAATCCGCTCCGTTTCGAACCTGAGAAGTGGGCAGAGGTTGCGGCAGAGGGTGGCTTTAAATATTTGAACTTTACGACGAAGCATCACGATGGCTTCTGTATGTGGGACACGCAGACAACAGACTATCGCATTACGGGCAAGGATTGTCCTTTCCATGCACATAAGTACGCGGATATTTCTAAGAACGTATTTGATGCTTTTCGGGCCAAGGGACTTGGGATCTCCGCCTACTTCTCCAAAGCCGATTGGCACACACCAACATACTGGGCCCCAGGTATGGAGACGGGGACGTTCATGAATCGAGGTCCTTCGTATCCAACACAAGATTATCCATGGCTATGGGAGCAATTCGTACAGTTCACACATGATCAGATCATGGAATTGATGACGAAATATGGTCGGATTGAAATGCTCTGGTTGGATGCGGGGTGGGTATGTCCACAGAATAAGAATAATCCACAGGATATTCGGTTGGGTGAAGTGGTGGAGAAGGCACGTCAGCATCAGCCATGGCTACTAAGTGCAGACCGTACCGTTGGCGGCCCGTATGAGAATGTCGTTACACCTGAGCAAACGTTGCCCGAGCATCCCCTGCATATTCCATGGGAGAGCTGTATTACGATGGGGACAGCGTTCTCTTATCGGTACGAGGATCACTACAAGACGACACGTCAATTAATCCATTTGCTCGTTGAAGTTGTAGCCAAAGGCGGAAACCTAGCACTTAATGTCGCTCCACAACCAGATGGCCGCTTGTCAAGAGCAGCGATGGATCGGATGAAAGGAATGGGCGCTTGGCTCAACGTTCATGGGGAGGCGATCTATGGAACGCGCGTATGCGCGCCATACTCTGCTGGAAATACACATTTCACGAAAAAAGGCGATATCACCTATGCCATTCATTTGTACCCGAAAGAGCAGGAAACGGTGAGCAAAGTAATTTGTATTCCACTCGAGCAGGCTGTAACGCAAATGGATCTTGTTGGCGGACAAGAAAATCTAACATTCGAACGAACAACAACGGGATTGATCGTTCATTTACCAGAGAGCGAGCTTACGGGAGTTGCCCCAATTGCACATGTATTTCGCATAAAATAA
- a CDS encoding alpha-L-fucosidase, which produces MQQWFTDAKLGIFIHYGIYAVQGVAESWSFYNGKMSHEEYMKQLDGFTASKFDAKHWADIIARSGAKYAVLTTKHHDGVALFDTQYSDLSVMKATPAKRDIVKEWSNAIRERGLHVGMYYSLIDWSHPDYPSVFESGIVPADLSQVNRFSSPVDGIQDEETWQKFLTFNNNQLREIMTNYGTVDLLWFDGDWERSAEQWGLPAFKEYLRSLSPNVIINSRLQGHGDYKTPEQGIPITRPEGAWEFCTTINTSWGYVHTDDKYKSLNQIIRMFCDCISMGGNMLLDIGPMEDGTIDPRQEDILLGLGDWIRAHEKAIYGTQDGIMTRYYLGGSTLSADKKTLYLFVYDAPKENICLKGLCNPIKKITVLHSGKELTHEIHGGVPWFDIPGTTWIHMTPEDMHEQVSVLKLEFDEEVRMYGGAGAVVTHN; this is translated from the coding sequence ATGCAACAATGGTTTACGGACGCAAAGCTAGGAATTTTCATTCACTATGGGATTTATGCGGTGCAAGGTGTAGCGGAATCATGGTCGTTTTATAACGGGAAAATGTCACATGAGGAGTATATGAAGCAGTTGGATGGTTTTACAGCGTCCAAATTCGATGCGAAGCATTGGGCAGATATCATTGCGAGGTCAGGTGCAAAATATGCAGTGCTTACAACCAAGCATCATGATGGTGTTGCGTTGTTCGATACGCAGTACAGTGATTTGAGCGTCATGAAGGCGACACCAGCCAAGCGGGATATTGTAAAAGAATGGTCCAATGCGATCCGTGAACGTGGTCTGCATGTAGGCATGTATTATTCCTTAATTGACTGGTCTCATCCCGATTATCCTTCCGTATTCGAGAGTGGTATCGTACCGGCTGATTTGAGTCAGGTGAATCGTTTCTCAAGTCCGGTAGATGGCATACAGGATGAAGAGACATGGCAGAAATTCCTCACGTTTAACAATAATCAGCTACGTGAAATCATGACGAATTACGGTACTGTCGATTTATTATGGTTCGATGGTGACTGGGAGCGTAGTGCAGAACAGTGGGGGCTGCCAGCATTCAAGGAATATTTGAGATCCTTGTCTCCGAATGTGATTATCAATTCACGCTTGCAAGGGCATGGCGATTATAAGACACCAGAGCAAGGCATTCCCATTACTCGCCCAGAAGGCGCTTGGGAATTCTGTACGACCATCAATACCTCATGGGGTTATGTGCATACAGACGACAAGTATAAATCCTTGAACCAAATTATCCGCATGTTCTGCGATTGCATCAGTATGGGCGGAAATATGTTGCTGGATATTGGACCGATGGAGGATGGCACCATTGATCCAAGACAGGAGGACATTCTTCTGGGACTAGGTGACTGGATTCGTGCACACGAGAAGGCAATCTACGGTACGCAGGATGGAATTATGACACGCTATTATCTGGGTGGGAGTACCTTATCCGCGGACAAGAAGACCTTATATTTATTCGTCTACGATGCGCCGAAGGAGAATATCTGTCTCAAGGGACTATGCAATCCGATCAAGAAAATTACGGTACTACACTCGGGCAAAGAACTCACTCATGAAATTCATGGCGGTGTACCCTGGTTCGATATTCCGGGAACGACATGGATTCATATGACACCAGAGGATATGCATGAACAGGTAAGCGTGCTTAAGCTGGAGTTTGATGAAGAGGTTCGTATGTATGGCGGTGCAGGGGCTGTTGTTACACATAACTAA
- a CDS encoding carbohydrate-binding family 9-like protein, with the protein MNRSGVPEPQVVTYAPKHYLCRRATESLHLDGKLDKPFWDRAAWTDDFVNIEGDLRPLPAKQTRVKMLWDDEYFYFGAELMEDQIWGTLTERDSVIFYDNDFEIFIDSTGDSHQYYEFEINALNTVWDLLLVKPYRDGGPPVNGWDIQGLKTAVHIEGELNNPHADNRKWTIEVAMPWRSLKECAANGQPPHAGQFWRVNFSRVEWRTEVVDGQYRKVMNPDTGNPYPEDNWVWSPQGIINMHYPELWGYVMFVDVDGPQPFDMPADELVKWQLRKLYYRERNYFEAHGHYAATFELLRGEDDWSIEPHMEITSKSFHISASTTDETARLYIREDGLLWKE; encoded by the coding sequence ATGAACCGAAGCGGAGTACCAGAACCGCAAGTTGTGACATATGCGCCTAAGCATTATTTATGCAGACGAGCGACGGAGTCGCTTCATTTGGATGGGAAGCTAGATAAACCATTCTGGGATCGAGCAGCATGGACGGATGATTTCGTAAATATTGAAGGGGATCTGCGTCCGCTACCTGCAAAGCAGACACGTGTAAAGATGCTATGGGATGATGAATATTTTTACTTTGGTGCAGAGCTAATGGAAGATCAGATTTGGGGCACGCTGACAGAACGTGATTCCGTTATTTTTTATGATAATGACTTTGAGATTTTTATCGATTCAACAGGGGACTCACATCAATATTACGAGTTTGAGATCAACGCTTTGAACACGGTGTGGGACTTATTACTTGTGAAACCTTATCGTGACGGAGGCCCTCCGGTCAACGGATGGGATATCCAAGGTCTGAAAACAGCTGTTCATATCGAGGGGGAGTTAAATAACCCGCATGCTGATAATCGGAAATGGACGATTGAAGTTGCCATGCCATGGCGTAGCTTGAAAGAATGTGCTGCAAATGGACAACCACCGCATGCTGGACAATTTTGGCGTGTTAATTTCTCTCGTGTTGAATGGCGGACTGAGGTTGTGGACGGTCAGTACCGCAAGGTTATGAACCCGGATACTGGAAATCCTTATCCGGAAGACAACTGGGTATGGTCACCTCAGGGAATTATCAATATGCATTATCCAGAGCTATGGGGTTATGTGATGTTCGTAGATGTTGATGGCCCGCAGCCATTCGACATGCCTGCGGATGAACTGGTGAAATGGCAGCTCCGTAAGCTGTATTATCGTGAACGTAATTATTTTGAAGCGCATGGACACTATGCAGCAACGTTCGAGCTGCTGCGGGGTGAAGATGATTGGAGTATTGAGCCTCACATGGAGATAACGAGTAAATCATTCCATATTTCAGCCTCAACTACCGATGAAACCGCTCGCTTATATATTCGCGAAGACGGCTTACTGTGGAAGGAGTAA
- a CDS encoding transglutaminase domain-containing protein, whose protein sequence is MTMSIPTSVFSLSQETLAFIEQKFQAKKQLARSREQQLFHVFEYELTEEEHWALKLLFAYMPANDLADYNGEIFLNHVRTMLQIRRDMPWQVPDHLFVHFVLPYRVNTENIEEHRQILHEQLAERTRNLPMKEAILEANYWCHEVATYIGSDLRTISPLTMMRNARGRCGEESTLAVAALRSIGIPTRQVYTPRWAHCDDNHAWVEAWADGEWYFIGACEPEARHNQGWFGPPVRRAMLINTRIFANYEGPEDITLADEWFTEINVLENYAPTKTITVHVKDACGQPVHAAEVQFQLYNMAEFYPIASIPSNAQGEASFKTGLGDLIIRAAKDGIWGEMKISMADCEHIELVLNQEDQPLVGTIVDYDMVPPPAREGEVMEDLSEARIERHNKRLEEGIAIRTKYEATFVTEEAARELGVSVSLPADRVWAVLQKARGNSAEIVAFLSEATPVYGDWALRLLECVHDKDLIDTFLPTLTDHVAGALAVRGELTEDVFIPYILCPRVHYEMITPYRTFFQQAFTSEEVGLFRQDPTKLVQFIDEAWDIWNDLPNLQGKGTAVGTFELRVGDRSSLDIMFVSICRSLGIPARLHPIEAKPQFMVNGHFVDAPFTKGIVGNEAAVANGTLIILRDQDAASDQPAAAYYENFTIARLEKGFYKTLSYPHGANNLYDTPLEMEQGAYRLTTGIRLKDGTVLTKLTYFEMTEVEETKLVMKYRQATQDIPVYGKVDRFEKLATWDGSEQIFAEFLGSQGAYVAWLEPEREPSKHLLRELSELKHEFDMIDAPIILVVGDKQWTTSFQPADYPNLPARTLFVRDSTYHLLPELFTVAQSSEAGFPHLMILDRDDQIRYMSSGYKIAASKEAMQILSRM, encoded by the coding sequence ATGACCATGTCGATCCCTACCTCTGTATTTTCATTGTCGCAGGAAACCTTAGCGTTCATTGAACAGAAGTTCCAGGCGAAGAAGCAGCTCGCCAGATCACGTGAGCAGCAGCTATTCCATGTATTCGAGTACGAGCTAACGGAAGAAGAACATTGGGCATTAAAGCTTCTCTTCGCATATATGCCAGCCAATGACTTGGCGGATTATAACGGAGAGATCTTCCTCAATCATGTAAGAACGATGCTGCAGATTCGCCGCGATATGCCGTGGCAAGTACCTGATCATTTATTTGTACATTTCGTGCTACCATATCGTGTGAATACCGAGAACATTGAAGAACATCGGCAAATTCTTCACGAACAGTTGGCGGAAAGAACACGTAATCTTCCCATGAAGGAAGCGATTCTAGAGGCCAATTACTGGTGCCACGAAGTGGCGACGTACATTGGGAGCGATCTGCGGACGATTTCACCATTAACGATGATGCGAAATGCACGCGGTCGTTGTGGGGAAGAATCTACGCTAGCTGTAGCAGCGCTTCGTAGTATCGGGATCCCTACACGTCAAGTGTATACCCCGCGTTGGGCGCATTGTGACGATAACCACGCATGGGTGGAGGCATGGGCTGATGGTGAATGGTATTTCATTGGGGCTTGTGAGCCGGAAGCGCGTCATAATCAAGGATGGTTTGGCCCACCAGTGCGCCGAGCCATGCTCATTAACACACGTATTTTCGCTAATTATGAAGGACCCGAAGATATTACACTCGCAGATGAATGGTTTACTGAAATTAATGTACTAGAAAATTATGCGCCTACGAAGACAATTACGGTACATGTAAAAGATGCATGCGGACAGCCCGTACACGCTGCAGAGGTGCAATTCCAGTTATATAACATGGCGGAATTTTACCCAATTGCCAGCATTCCGTCTAATGCACAGGGGGAAGCTTCGTTCAAGACAGGTCTTGGTGACCTCATCATTCGTGCAGCGAAGGACGGCATTTGGGGAGAAATGAAAATATCGATGGCTGATTGTGAGCACATTGAGCTTGTATTGAATCAAGAGGATCAGCCACTTGTAGGAACGATCGTTGACTATGATATGGTTCCACCACCAGCGCGTGAAGGCGAGGTCATGGAGGACTTGTCCGAGGCACGGATAGAGCGACACAATAAGCGTTTGGAGGAAGGAATCGCGATTCGTACGAAGTATGAAGCGACGTTCGTGACAGAAGAAGCAGCTAGGGAGCTCGGGGTATCCGTTAGTCTACCAGCGGATCGAGTATGGGCTGTACTTCAGAAAGCACGCGGTAATAGTGCGGAGATCGTAGCATTTCTAAGCGAAGCAACACCCGTATATGGAGATTGGGCATTACGGTTATTGGAATGTGTTCATGACAAGGATCTCATCGATACATTCCTTCCAACCCTTACAGATCATGTGGCTGGCGCACTGGCGGTACGTGGTGAGCTCACGGAGGACGTCTTCATTCCCTACATTTTGTGTCCTCGCGTTCATTACGAGATGATTACACCGTACCGTACATTTTTCCAACAAGCCTTCACTTCAGAAGAAGTGGGATTGTTCCGTCAGGACCCAACGAAGCTTGTACAATTCATCGATGAAGCGTGGGATATATGGAATGATCTACCGAATTTGCAAGGGAAGGGTACGGCTGTTGGAACTTTCGAACTGCGTGTAGGAGATCGTAGCTCTCTCGATATTATGTTCGTATCCATATGTCGTAGCCTAGGCATTCCAGCGCGACTGCATCCCATTGAAGCTAAGCCGCAATTTATGGTGAATGGTCATTTTGTGGATGCCCCATTTACGAAAGGTATAGTTGGAAATGAGGCAGCAGTAGCGAACGGAACTCTAATTATTCTTCGTGATCAGGATGCAGCGTCAGACCAGCCAGCGGCTGCATACTATGAGAATTTTACGATCGCTCGTCTGGAGAAAGGTTTTTATAAAACGTTAAGCTACCCGCACGGCGCCAATAACCTGTATGATACGCCCCTTGAGATGGAGCAGGGAGCATATCGTCTGACGACGGGGATTCGCTTGAAGGATGGAACCGTGCTGACCAAGCTCACCTATTTTGAAATGACAGAAGTCGAAGAGACGAAGCTGGTTATGAAGTATCGTCAAGCTACGCAGGACATTCCCGTGTATGGCAAGGTAGATCGATTCGAGAAGCTAGCTACATGGGATGGATCGGAGCAGATCTTCGCTGAGTTTCTGGGCAGTCAAGGCGCCTATGTCGCATGGCTGGAACCGGAACGGGAGCCTTCGAAGCACCTGCTTCGCGAGCTGTCGGAGTTGAAGCATGAGTTCGATATGATAGATGCTCCTATCATTCTTGTGGTGGGTGACAAGCAATGGACAACTTCATTTCAACCAGCCGATTATCCGAATCTTCCAGCAAGGACATTATTTGTACGTGATTCAACGTATCATCTATTACCTGAATTGTTTACAGTGGCCCAATCGAGTGAAGCGGGCTTCCCACATCTGATGATTCTAGATCGTGATGATCAGATTCGTTATATGTCTTCGGGATATAAGATTGCAGCCAGTAAGGAAGCGATGCAAATTTTATCGAGGATGTGA
- a CDS encoding glycoside hydrolase family 18 protein, translating to MDQQMIVAGYVSDSKLPELTRDHVMKLTHMNVAFGYVLDDQITTAHLQYTNQLHEIKAMNPNIQLLLSVGGWGNGGFSEAASTEEGRQKFAASAVRVVTELPFDGVDLDWEYPCYSEANIASSPDDKRHFTLLLKTIREALDMKGAAEGRHYLLTIAAGADQYYIDGTEMDQVQQYLDFVQLMTYDMRGGFQILTGHHTNLYNSTGDLFRISTEASVNMFMQAGVPREKIVIGVAFYSRMWKQVPNRNDGFLQMAGTTGGYGPEYTELLAYYIDKNGFTRHWDDEAKAPHLFNGDTFISYDDVESITHKCEYVQREKLAGAMFWEYSCDKTHTLLDAMYAGLSRD from the coding sequence ATGGATCAACAAATGATTGTAGCAGGCTACGTGAGTGATTCCAAATTACCTGAGCTAACGCGCGACCACGTGATGAAGCTGACGCATATGAACGTTGCCTTCGGTTATGTGTTGGATGATCAGATTACAACGGCACATTTGCAATATACGAACCAGTTGCACGAGATTAAAGCGATGAATCCGAACATACAGCTGCTGCTCTCTGTTGGCGGATGGGGAAATGGGGGCTTCTCCGAGGCGGCATCTACCGAAGAAGGACGTCAGAAATTCGCAGCTTCGGCTGTACGAGTAGTAACAGAACTTCCATTCGATGGTGTCGATCTGGACTGGGAATATCCCTGCTACAGTGAAGCCAATATTGCCTCGTCACCGGATGATAAACGTCATTTTACGCTGCTGTTGAAGACCATTCGAGAAGCGTTAGATATGAAAGGTGCAGCTGAGGGCAGGCATTACTTGCTTACGATCGCTGCAGGAGCAGATCAATATTATATCGATGGTACAGAGATGGATCAAGTACAACAATATTTAGATTTTGTTCAATTGATGACCTACGATATGCGTGGAGGATTCCAGATTCTAACGGGACATCACACCAATCTGTACAATTCAACGGGAGATTTGTTCCGAATTAGTACAGAAGCATCCGTCAATATGTTCATGCAGGCAGGTGTACCCCGAGAGAAAATCGTCATTGGCGTAGCATTCTATTCCCGGATGTGGAAGCAGGTGCCGAACAGGAATGATGGATTTCTACAAATGGCGGGTACAACAGGAGGTTATGGTCCGGAATATACAGAACTTCTAGCCTATTATATCGACAAGAATGGGTTCACACGTCATTGGGATGATGAGGCCAAAGCGCCACATTTATTTAATGGAGATACGTTTATTTCCTATGATGACGTGGAATCGATCACACATAAATGTGAATATGTCCAACGTGAAAAGCTTGCGGGTGCGATGTTCTGGGAGTACAGCTGCGACAAGACACATACACTGCTCGATGCGATGTATGCAGGCCTATCGAGAGACTGA
- a CDS encoding glycoside hydrolase family 130 protein: MSKIIGEALPNMPWQDKPSGYNAPVWRYTQNPIIQRDAQVNSNSIFNSAVIPFEGGFAGVFRCDSRSVSMDIFAGFSQDGLHWEINEQPLQFEGDEYVTKREYRYDPRVCKIEDKYYISWCNGYHGPTIGLAYTYDFKTFHQLENAFLPYNRNGVLFPRLINGKYAMISRPSDTGHTPFGDIFFSESPDLTYWGKHRYVMGTINSDASAWQSKKIGPGPVPIETDRGWLLIYHGVINTCNGFVYRMGAALLDLHEPWKVLARSRNYILGPETLYECVGDVPNVTFPCAALSDSETGRIAIYYGCADTVTGVAFTTVDELLDYMDKYPL, encoded by the coding sequence ATGAGCAAAATTATTGGTGAGGCACTACCAAATATGCCGTGGCAGGATAAGCCGAGTGGCTATAATGCCCCAGTGTGGCGGTATACTCAAAATCCGATTATTCAGCGTGATGCACAGGTGAACTCGAACAGTATTTTTAATTCTGCGGTGATTCCGTTCGAAGGTGGATTTGCAGGGGTGTTCCGCTGTGACTCTAGATCCGTAAGTATGGATATATTCGCTGGCTTTAGTCAGGACGGGCTACATTGGGAAATTAATGAGCAACCGCTCCAATTCGAAGGTGACGAATATGTAACGAAGCGGGAATATCGCTACGATCCGCGCGTGTGCAAAATCGAGGATAAATATTATATTTCATGGTGTAACGGGTATCATGGACCAACGATTGGTCTTGCTTATACGTATGATTTCAAAACATTTCATCAATTGGAAAACGCTTTCTTGCCATATAACCGTAATGGAGTGCTCTTCCCACGCTTAATAAATGGCAAGTATGCCATGATAAGCCGTCCAAGTGATACAGGCCATACGCCATTTGGAGATATTTTCTTTAGTGAGAGTCCAGATCTAACGTATTGGGGTAAACATCGTTATGTGATGGGGACGATTAATTCAGATGCATCCGCATGGCAATCGAAGAAAATTGGTCCAGGGCCGGTTCCGATTGAAACCGATCGTGGTTGGTTGTTGATCTATCATGGTGTCATTAATACATGTAACGGGTTCGTATATCGTATGGGCGCGGCATTATTAGATCTACACGAACCATGGAAGGTGCTCGCACGATCACGGAATTACATTCTTGGACCAGAAACATTGTATGAGTGTGTAGGAGATGTACCGAATGTCACTTTCCCTTGTGCCGCATTGTCAGATAGCGAGACAGGTCGCATTGCCATTTACTATGGTTGTGCCGATACCGTAACAGGCGTGGCATTTACAACAGTGGATGAGCTGCTGGACTATATGGATAAGTATCCGCTGTAA
- a CDS encoding glycoside hydrolase family 125 protein yields MEQFRLPKITMPSLTLPQSIQEVLQEAEEKLAHRPKLLQLFKNCFPNTLETTTKLKEDGTTFVITGDIPACWLRDSVEQVIHYVPFAKEDEALQRILKGLVKRHIQYIHIDPYANAFNESANDWHWNTTDITDMSPWVWERKFEIDSLCFSMRLAYALWKETGITDIFDAGFKSAMRIMYNLFITEQRHFEESPYRFTRNNGIPEDSLRNKGLGMPVNYTGMVWSGFRSSDDVCEFHYNIPGNMFAVVTLRQMQEFAEWVFRDMEFLQELKDLEADIDHGIKTYGIYRHPQFGPIYAFETDGYGNHCLMDDAGTPGLISIPYLGYCTTEDEIYQNTRRFVLSKENPYYFEGKVAKGIGSPHTPAGYVWHLSLSMQGLTATTAEEKLAMIELLEKTDADTGYMHEGFHSDDPTIFTRKWFAWSNSLFSQLVYKAMQEGIL; encoded by the coding sequence ATGGAACAGTTTAGATTACCCAAAATTACGATGCCATCCTTAACCTTGCCACAATCGATTCAAGAAGTTCTACAAGAAGCAGAAGAGAAGCTTGCGCATCGACCGAAGCTACTTCAGCTATTTAAGAACTGCTTCCCGAATACTTTGGAAACGACGACGAAATTAAAAGAGGATGGAACGACTTTTGTCATCACAGGAGACATTCCAGCTTGTTGGTTACGGGATTCGGTAGAGCAGGTCATTCATTATGTACCGTTTGCCAAAGAGGACGAAGCTCTTCAACGCATTCTTAAAGGCTTAGTAAAGCGTCATATACAGTACATTCATATTGATCCATACGCGAATGCATTTAATGAATCTGCGAATGATTGGCATTGGAATACGACGGATATAACAGACATGTCCCCTTGGGTATGGGAGCGTAAATTTGAAATTGACTCCTTATGTTTCTCGATGCGGCTTGCTTATGCGCTATGGAAGGAAACAGGGATTACAGATATATTCGATGCTGGGTTCAAATCGGCTATGCGTATTATGTATAACTTGTTCATCACAGAACAGCGTCACTTTGAAGAATCGCCATATCGCTTCACTCGAAATAACGGTATTCCTGAGGATTCCTTACGAAATAAAGGTCTTGGAATGCCTGTCAACTATACAGGAATGGTGTGGTCAGGCTTCCGCTCAAGCGATGATGTATGCGAATTCCACTACAACATTCCAGGAAATATGTTCGCGGTGGTTACACTTCGCCAAATGCAGGAATTTGCGGAGTGGGTATTCCGTGATATGGAATTTTTGCAAGAGTTGAAGGATTTAGAAGCAGATATCGATCATGGGATCAAAACATACGGTATTTATCGTCATCCGCAATTCGGACCGATTTATGCTTTTGAGACGGATGGCTATGGTAACCACTGTCTCATGGATGATGCGGGAACACCGGGATTGATTTCGATTCCTTACTTGGGCTATTGCACAACTGAGGATGAAATCTATCAGAACACGAGAAGATTTGTGTTATCCAAGGAAAACCCTTATTACTTTGAAGGTAAAGTAGCAAAAGGTATTGGTAGTCCACATACACCGGCAGGTTATGTTTGGCATTTGTCACTATCTATGCAAGGGCTCACAGCAACGACAGCAGAAGAGAAGCTAGCGATGATCGAGTTACTGGAGAAGACGGATGCGGATACAGGCTATATGCATGAAGGATTCCATTCTGACGATCCAACGATTTTCACAAGAAAATGGTTTGCTTGGTCGAATAGCTTGTTCTCTCAACTCGTGTACAAGGCGATGCAGGAAGGTATCTTGTAG